A stretch of the uncultured Cohaesibacter sp. genome encodes the following:
- a CDS encoding NAD-glutamate dehydrogenase, whose protein sequence is MAPELVREHAERLADAKAIAAKKGDLEADFLERLLKASDKEDLSRYQAEEIAYFAQQAFERFTKPFDGGHTTEIFDPVYEGENGDMLNQISVIQLHNVNKPFLVDSIMGELQQLGLDIHLVLHPIFDTERNEDKELVGLRDRREDKNGIKPVRESLIHVHVSRIAGKAQKNELKKELDIVLDDVSACVTDWKSMLLRLEETIAIFKITPPPLPQEEIEETVEFLRWLVDNNFTLLGMREYAFEGSPSEGELKRTQRPGLGILRNPDVRVLRRGSELVTMTPEIREFLMRPEPLIITKANVKTKVHRRTYMDYIGVKIYGDQGQLTGELRIVGLFTSTAYNRSATNIPFLRRKVTRTIEKASVDPSGHSGKALLNVLEGYPRDELFQVDEQTLLNNSEEILRLSRRPRIRVLSRVDKFDRFVSSLVYVPRDRFNTSVRLKIGDYLCKVYDGHISAAYLDFPDSPLTRVHFIIGRHQGKTPTPSRLELENAVNEIVTTWADRLDMALRDTMSIKKASQMVHRYCEAFSEAYRDTFSPDVALNDISIMERMNGSLDTAIQFYRGEKEDEHRITLKIFHQATPIPLSERVPILENMGFRVIDERSYAISPMDSDRTFWMHDMDLERASCKPINIREVGDKLEACFLAVWGGEAENDGYNHLAMAANLHWRDITILRTISRYLRQIRIPYDQDYMWDTLDKYPDLGALLVDLFYARFDPKQKSREAECKRLSSGILTALEQVSNLDDDRILRKFLGVIQAGLRTNFFQRTEDGNYKPTLSIKLDPRAMEDMPEPKPFREIFVYSPRVEGLHLRFGKVARGGLRWSDRPQDFRTEVLGLVKAQQVKNAVIVPVGSKGGFVPKHLPPSSDREAYIAEGIASYKLFISSLLDVTDNLEGQTILPPANVVRHDEDDPYLVVAADKGTATFSDIANGISEDHSFWLGDAFASGGSAGYDHKKMGITARGAWEAVKRHFREMNRDIQTEPFTVVGVGDMSGDVFGNGMLLSKATKLIAAFDHRDIFIDPNPDPAISWQERKRIFDLGRSSWKDYDPALISKGGGVFSRSEKSITLSSEAQAALGLSKKKVTPQELMKAILMTEADLLWFGGIGTYVRASSESDADADDRANDAIRVTAKELRVKAIGEGANLGVTQRARIEFNQLGGRSNTDAIDNSAGVNSSDMEVNIKIALGAAVREGKMDIKARNKLLSEMTDKVASLCLRNNYLQTLSVSLTEQRGMEDFGYQRRLMERLEEAGDLDRDVEFLPDNETLNEMRKKSQPLTRAEISVLLAYAKNTLYEDLLDSRLPDEDYLERELRFYFPEKMQGDFAKEIANHRLRREIITTLITNSMINRGGATLVPRIADKTGTSVVEIARAYVVVRDSFGLRELHESIDALDSKVSGIIQLELYHEVQKLLLSEILWFMRNIPTSMSIADAVEHYRNGIDELSPKIGQYLPPYLSDRLASETGRYVEHGVPNKLANRIAYLSLVSHIPDIILVADKAGKSLQTAAEAYFAIAGHFKIGRIDALAQSLDVSDYYEGLALDRVRDSLSNAHNLMTTGILRFDGDKPDMEQWIEEEGPAIKRTVKAVNAIMDSDTLTVSKFAVAAGLLSDLARDS, encoded by the coding sequence ATGGCACCCGAACTGGTACGCGAACATGCCGAACGTCTGGCAGACGCCAAGGCCATCGCAGCAAAAAAGGGCGATCTGGAAGCCGACTTTCTCGAACGGCTCCTGAAAGCAAGCGACAAAGAGGATCTCTCGCGCTATCAGGCCGAGGAAATCGCGTATTTTGCGCAGCAGGCTTTTGAGCGTTTCACCAAACCCTTTGACGGTGGTCACACCACCGAAATTTTCGACCCCGTCTATGAGGGCGAGAATGGCGACATGCTCAACCAGATCTCTGTCATTCAGCTGCACAATGTGAACAAGCCATTTCTGGTTGATTCGATCATGGGCGAATTGCAGCAGCTTGGCCTCGACATCCATCTGGTGCTGCACCCCATTTTTGATACCGAACGCAATGAGGACAAAGAGCTTGTCGGCTTACGCGACCGCCGCGAAGACAAGAATGGCATCAAGCCCGTGCGTGAAAGCCTGATCCATGTCCACGTATCGCGCATCGCTGGCAAGGCGCAGAAAAACGAGTTGAAGAAGGAACTCGACATTGTTCTGGATGACGTGTCTGCCTGCGTGACCGACTGGAAGTCGATGCTGCTGCGTCTGGAAGAAACCATTGCCATTTTCAAGATCACGCCTCCGCCACTGCCACAAGAGGAAATTGAAGAGACCGTCGAGTTCCTCCGCTGGCTGGTCGACAACAATTTCACCCTTTTGGGCATGCGCGAATATGCCTTTGAAGGATCCCCCAGCGAGGGCGAGCTGAAACGAACCCAGCGCCCCGGTTTGGGTATTTTGCGCAATCCGGATGTGCGGGTGCTACGCCGTGGCTCCGAACTGGTCACCATGACCCCGGAAATCCGCGAATTCCTCATGCGTCCCGAACCCCTGATCATCACCAAGGCCAACGTCAAGACCAAAGTCCATCGCCGCACCTACATGGATTATATCGGCGTCAAGATCTATGGCGACCAAGGTCAGTTGACCGGTGAATTGCGGATTGTCGGTCTGTTCACCTCCACCGCTTACAACCGCTCTGCCACCAACATCCCATTCCTGCGCCGCAAGGTGACCCGCACCATTGAAAAGGCCTCCGTCGATCCGTCCGGCCATTCAGGCAAAGCCCTGCTCAACGTTCTGGAAGGCTATCCCCGCGACGAGCTGTTTCAGGTTGATGAACAGACCCTGCTCAACAACAGCGAGGAAATCCTCCGCCTCAGCCGTCGTCCGCGCATCCGTGTCCTGTCCCGCGTTGACAAGTTCGATCGCTTCGTTTCCAGCCTTGTCTATGTCCCGCGCGACCGCTTCAATACTTCGGTCCGGTTGAAGATCGGCGACTATCTCTGCAAGGTCTATGACGGGCATATTTCGGCCGCCTATCTCGATTTCCCCGACAGCCCGCTGACCCGCGTCCATTTCATCATTGGCCGCCATCAGGGTAAGACTCCGACCCCATCCCGCCTCGAGCTTGAAAATGCGGTCAACGAGATCGTCACCACCTGGGCCGATCGTCTCGACATGGCGTTGCGCGACACCATGAGCATCAAGAAGGCGTCGCAAATGGTCCATCGCTATTGCGAGGCCTTCTCTGAAGCCTATCGCGACACGTTCTCCCCGGACGTTGCCCTCAATGACATCTCTATCATGGAGCGGATGAACGGCTCCCTGGACACCGCCATCCAATTCTATCGCGGTGAAAAGGAAGACGAGCATCGCATCACCCTGAAAATCTTCCATCAGGCAACCCCAATTCCCCTGTCCGAGCGCGTCCCGATCCTTGAAAATATGGGCTTCCGGGTCATTGACGAACGCTCCTATGCCATTTCGCCAATGGATTCTGATCGCACCTTCTGGATGCATGACATGGATCTGGAACGAGCCAGCTGTAAGCCGATCAATATCAGGGAAGTCGGCGACAAGCTCGAAGCCTGCTTCCTGGCCGTCTGGGGTGGCGAGGCAGAAAATGATGGCTATAACCATCTGGCCATGGCTGCCAACCTGCATTGGCGCGACATCACCATTCTGCGCACCATCTCGCGTTATCTGCGCCAGATCCGCATCCCTTATGATCAGGATTACATGTGGGATACGCTGGACAAATATCCTGACCTTGGCGCCTTGCTGGTTGACCTCTTCTATGCCCGCTTCGATCCAAAGCAAAAATCCCGCGAGGCGGAATGCAAGCGCCTGTCGAGCGGCATCCTGACAGCGCTGGAACAGGTCTCCAACCTCGATGACGACCGTATCCTGCGCAAATTCCTGGGCGTCATTCAGGCCGGTCTGCGCACCAATTTCTTCCAGCGCACCGAGGATGGAAACTACAAACCGACCCTGTCGATCAAACTTGATCCGCGCGCCATGGAAGACATGCCCGAGCCCAAGCCATTCCGCGAAATCTTTGTCTATAGCCCGCGGGTCGAAGGCCTGCATCTGCGCTTTGGCAAGGTTGCCCGTGGCGGCCTGAGATGGTCCGACCGGCCACAGGATTTCCGCACCGAAGTGCTGGGACTGGTCAAGGCCCAGCAGGTCAAGAATGCGGTGATCGTGCCCGTTGGCTCCAAGGGTGGCTTCGTGCCCAAGCATCTGCCCCCCTCCAGCGATCGCGAGGCCTACATCGCAGAGGGTATCGCCTCCTACAAGTTGTTCATCTCGTCCCTGCTTGATGTCACCGACAATCTGGAAGGTCAGACCATTCTGCCACCAGCCAATGTTGTCCGCCACGACGAGGATGATCCCTATCTGGTTGTTGCCGCCGACAAGGGAACGGCCACCTTCTCCGACATTGCCAACGGCATTTCAGAGGACCATTCCTTCTGGCTTGGCGATGCCTTCGCATCCGGCGGCTCGGCTGGCTATGACCACAAGAAAATGGGCATCACGGCGCGCGGCGCATGGGAAGCCGTCAAACGTCATTTCCGCGAAATGAATCGCGACATCCAGACCGAACCATTCACCGTGGTCGGCGTTGGCGACATGTCGGGCGACGTCTTCGGCAACGGCATGCTGCTTTCCAAAGCCACCAAGCTGATTGCTGCCTTTGATCACCGTGATATTTTCATCGATCCCAATCCGGATCCGGCCATCAGCTGGCAGGAACGCAAGCGGATCTTCGATCTGGGTCGCTCGTCCTGGAAGGATTATGACCCCGCGCTGATCTCCAAGGGTGGCGGCGTCTTCTCCCGCTCGGAAAAATCCATCACCCTGTCGAGCGAAGCGCAAGCCGCCCTTGGCCTCAGCAAGAAAAAGGTCACTCCGCAGGAGCTAATGAAAGCCATCCTGATGACCGAGGCCGACCTGTTGTGGTTCGGCGGCATTGGTACCTATGTCCGCGCCTCCAGCGAGAGCGATGCAGATGCGGATGACCGCGCCAACGACGCGATTCGCGTGACTGCCAAAGAGCTGCGCGTCAAGGCCATCGGCGAAGGCGCCAACCTCGGCGTCACCCAGCGGGCCCGGATCGAATTCAACCAACTGGGCGGACGCAGCAACACCGATGCCATCGACAACAGCGCTGGCGTCAACAGCTCGGACATGGAAGTCAATATCAAGATCGCTCTTGGCGCCGCAGTGCGCGAAGGCAAGATGGACATCAAGGCCCGCAACAAACTGCTGTCTGAAATGACGGATAAAGTTGCTAGTCTGTGCCTGCGCAACAACTATCTCCAGACCCTGTCCGTCTCGCTCACCGAGCAGCGCGGCATGGAAGATTTCGGCTATCAGCGTCGTCTAATGGAGCGATTGGAAGAAGCAGGCGATCTGGATCGCGATGTAGAGTTCCTGCCCGACAATGAAACCCTCAACGAGATGCGCAAGAAGAGCCAGCCTCTGACCCGCGCCGAAATTTCGGTTCTGCTGGCCTATGCCAAAAACACCCTCTATGAGGATCTGCTGGACAGCAGGCTACCCGATGAAGACTATCTCGAACGGGAGCTGCGCTTCTATTTCCCTGAAAAGATGCAGGGCGATTTTGCCAAGGAGATTGCCAATCACCGCTTGCGCCGGGAAATCATCACCACCCTGATCACCAACTCCATGATCAACCGCGGGGGTGCAACCCTCGTTCCGCGCATTGCCGACAAGACCGGCACCTCCGTCGTGGAGATCGCCCGCGCTTATGTGGTCGTGCGCGATTCCTTTGGCCTCAGGGAACTGCATGAATCCATTGACGCTTTGGACAGCAAGGTGTCCGGGATCATCCAGCTTGAACTCTATCACGAAGTGCAGAAACTGCTGTTGTCCGAGATTCTGTGGTTCATGCGCAACATACCAACGTCCATGAGCATTGCCGATGCGGTCGAGCATTATCGCAACGGCATCGATGAATTGTCGCCCAAAATCGGCCAGTATCTGCCGCCGTATCTCTCAGACCGTCTGGCTTCCGAAACTGGGCGTTATGTAGAGCATGGCGTACCGAACAAGCTGGCCAACCGCATTGCCTATCTCTCCCTTGTCTCCCATATCCCGGACATCATTCTGGTGGCTGACAAGGCGGGCAAATCCCTCCAAACTGCGGCCGAAGCTTACTTCGCTATCGCAGGTCACTTCAAGATCGGCCGCATTGATGCTCTGGCCCAGAGCCTCGATGTCTCGGACTATTATGAAGGTCTGGCCCTTGACCGGGTGCGTGACAGCCTGTCCAATGCCCACAATCTTATGACCACCGGCATTCTGCGCTTTGACGGTGACAAACCCGACATGGAACAGTGGATCGAAGAAGAAGGCCCTGCCATCAAGCGCACGGTCAAGGCGGTTAATGCTATCATGGATAGCGACACCCTGACCGTGTCGAAATTCGCGGTCGCAGCCGGTCTCTTGTCCGACCTCGCCCGCGACTCCTGA
- a CDS encoding aminotransferase class I/II-fold pyridoxal phosphate-dependent enzyme → MQDQRSPFQRLADILDGVTPANEATHAPINLTIGEPQHAFPAFIPQVIADHADSFRRYPAIQGTDDFRASVRDWLIARYGLDEAGFSDKNVLPLNGSREGLFHAIVGARDWARDHFGKTLDKPAILLPNPFFHTYMAATRAIDAEPVFLNGSADSNYLPDLDALALDTELLDRTIAFFYASPANPQGSVASKDVWQKLIALGRKHDFLVLADECYSEIYRDTPPEGVLEAAEGDYSNIITFNSLSKRSNLAGLRCGFAAGDEAFLTQWTKYRNMAAPQVPMPLQAAAAAAFRDEAHVEENRRLYNAKFDAVRRILGNDMTYEIPPAGFFLWLDVSAFGDDVSVAEKLWREEGLRVVPGSFLARTDASGVNPGDGFLRIAIVADLDQTEDAMHRLRHCLLG, encoded by the coding sequence ATGCAAGACCAACGTTCCCCCTTTCAGAGACTGGCAGACATTCTGGACGGCGTCACACCGGCCAATGAAGCAACCCATGCTCCGATCAATCTGACCATCGGCGAGCCGCAGCACGCCTTCCCCGCCTTCATCCCGCAAGTGATCGCCGATCATGCGGACTCGTTCCGCCGTTATCCGGCCATTCAGGGGACGGATGATTTCCGTGCCAGCGTCAGGGACTGGCTGATTGCCCGCTATGGACTGGATGAAGCAGGTTTCAGCGACAAGAATGTGCTGCCATTGAATGGCAGCCGCGAAGGCCTGTTCCACGCCATTGTTGGCGCCCGCGACTGGGCCCGCGATCATTTTGGCAAGACCCTCGACAAACCGGCCATCCTGCTGCCGAATCCGTTCTTCCACACCTATATGGCAGCAACCCGCGCCATTGATGCCGAACCGGTCTTTCTGAATGGGTCGGCTGACTCAAACTATTTGCCCGATCTTGATGCGCTTGCCCTCGATACCGAGCTGCTCGACCGGACTATCGCCTTCTTCTATGCCTCCCCCGCCAACCCGCAAGGGAGCGTCGCAAGCAAGGACGTCTGGCAGAAGCTGATCGCCCTTGGCCGCAAACATGATTTCCTCGTGTTGGCCGACGAATGCTATTCCGAGATCTATCGCGACACCCCGCCTGAAGGCGTTCTGGAAGCCGCAGAAGGCGACTATTCCAATATCATCACCTTCAACTCCCTGTCCAAACGCTCGAACCTGGCGGGCCTGCGCTGTGGCTTTGCCGCAGGCGATGAAGCCTTCCTGACCCAATGGACCAAATATCGCAACATGGCCGCCCCGCAAGTGCCAATGCCTTTGCAGGCCGCCGCTGCAGCCGCCTTCCGCGATGAAGCCCATGTTGAGGAAAATCGTCGTCTTTACAATGCCAAATTCGACGCGGTGCGCCGTATTCTGGGCAATGACATGACCTATGAGATTCCTCCTGCCGGTTTCTTCCTGTGGCTAGATGTCTCTGCCTTTGGCGACGATGTCAGCGTCGCCGAGAAGCTCTGGCGTGAGGAGGGTTTGCGCGTCGTGCCGGGCTCCTTCCTTGCCCGCACCGATGCATCCGGGGTCAATCCGGGCGATGGCTTCCTGCGCATCGCCATCGTTGCCGATCTCGATCAGACCGAAGACGCCATGCACCGCCTCAGACACTGCCTGCTTGGGTAA
- a CDS encoding outer membrane lipoprotein carrier protein LolA — MQPRNRMTRTSQTRAQSQTRTSRSVLLALVGSLFLMLALFFALTVRSEAAASLSSNEKAALNAISKQFNKTKTMNGEFIQTAPSGDTLQGYFFIERPGKIRFYYSKPSYTDIISDGSALSIEDRKLKTQDIYPLSKTPLKVLLSERLDLANDKRVRQASVADDIVSVVVEQESLLGDGVLTLIFERESALLRQWTIRDPQGNDTTVTVFNVETGRPIKQSLFEIKRDLNSY; from the coding sequence ATGCAGCCAAGAAATCGCATGACCCGGACAAGCCAGACCCGTGCTCAAAGCCAGACCCGGACAAGCCGCAGCGTTCTGCTTGCCCTTGTTGGCAGCCTCTTTCTGATGCTTGCCCTGTTCTTTGCCCTGACCGTCCGGTCTGAAGCCGCAGCATCGCTGTCTAGCAATGAGAAGGCGGCGCTCAATGCAATCTCCAAGCAGTTCAACAAGACCAAAACGATGAATGGTGAATTCATCCAGACCGCTCCGAGTGGTGACACGCTGCAGGGATACTTCTTTATCGAACGTCCGGGCAAGATCCGCTTTTACTATTCCAAACCGTCCTACACCGACATCATTTCCGACGGCTCGGCCCTGTCGATCGAGGATCGCAAGCTGAAAACCCAAGACATCTATCCCCTCAGCAAAACCCCGTTAAAGGTCCTGTTGTCCGAGCGCCTTGATCTGGCCAATGACAAACGTGTCCGCCAGGCCTCGGTTGCCGATGACATTGTCAGTGTCGTGGTTGAGCAGGAAAGTCTTCTTGGCGACGGTGTTCTGACGCTGATCTTTGAACGCGAAAGTGCCCTGCTGCGCCAATGGACCATTCGTGACCCACAAGGCAATGACACCACCGTCACCGTCTTCAATGTTGAAACAGGTCGGCCGATCAAGCAATCCCTGTTCGAGATCAAACGCGACCTCAACAGCTATTGA
- a CDS encoding exodeoxyribonuclease III encodes MPVTIASWNINSIRPRLHHVEQFDADRAPDVLCLQETKVMNDQFPSAALTKLGYQHLAINGQKSYHGVAILSRLPFASVSQRDFCSKGDARHIEVTIETDAGPIRIHNFYVPAGGDEPDPAINDKFQHKLDFLDEMKAWLTDEETAAASILVGDLNIAPHENDVWSHKQLIKVVSHTPVEVEALAAVQAAGPWQDVVRNHIPVEHKLFSWWSYRSPNWEKSNKGRRLDHIWATNAIADKVSHVEVYHPARSWLKPSDHAPVIARLDVSPV; translated from the coding sequence GTGCCCGTAACCATTGCTTCCTGGAACATCAATTCCATCCGTCCGCGCCTCCATCATGTCGAGCAATTTGACGCTGACCGCGCGCCCGATGTCCTCTGCCTGCAAGAAACCAAGGTGATGAATGACCAGTTTCCCAGTGCGGCATTAACGAAGCTCGGCTATCAGCATTTGGCAATCAATGGCCAGAAAAGCTATCACGGCGTTGCCATTCTCTCCCGCCTGCCGTTCGCCAGCGTCTCCCAGCGGGACTTCTGCAGCAAGGGCGATGCCCGCCATATTGAAGTCACCATCGAGACCGATGCCGGACCGATCCGGATTCACAATTTCTATGTCCCGGCAGGCGGCGATGAGCCTGATCCGGCAATCAATGACAAGTTCCAGCACAAGCTCGATTTCCTTGACGAAATGAAGGCTTGGCTGACTGACGAGGAAACCGCCGCGGCATCCATTCTGGTCGGCGACCTCAACATCGCGCCCCACGAAAATGACGTCTGGTCGCACAAACAACTGATCAAGGTCGTCAGCCACACGCCCGTCGAGGTGGAGGCACTGGCCGCCGTTCAGGCTGCGGGCCCATGGCAGGATGTGGTACGCAACCATATTCCCGTTGAACACAAGCTGTTCAGCTGGTGGAGTTATCGCTCTCCGAATTGGGAAAAATCCAACAAGGGCCGGCGCCTTGATCACATTTGGGCCACCAACGCCATTGCCGACAAGGTCAGCCATGTGGAGGTCTATCATCCGGCGCGCTCATGGCTTAAACCGTCCGACCACGCACCGGTCATTGCCCGGCTGGATGTATCGCCGGTATGA
- a CDS encoding peroxidase-related enzyme (This protein belongs to a clade of uncharacterized proteins related to peroxidases such as the alkylhydroperoxidase AhpD.), which produces MSKIKTETKAQDLPLRQGGKAVTALDLPLMDPMPDDIGSYFAICAEKLGMVPNVLQAYGFDEAKFRAFSQFYNNLMLDESGLSKLEREMIAVVVSSINRCFYCLVAHGQAVRQLSGDPVLGELMVMNYRAADLSERHRRMLDYAAKLTETPEKVTGEDRAELTAAGFSDRDIWDIANVTGFFNMSNRVAIATDMTPNDGYHGQNR; this is translated from the coding sequence ATGTCAAAGATCAAGACAGAGACGAAAGCGCAGGATTTGCCATTGAGGCAGGGGGGCAAGGCTGTAACCGCGCTGGATTTGCCGCTGATGGATCCAATGCCGGATGATATCGGCAGCTATTTTGCCATTTGTGCCGAAAAGCTCGGCATGGTGCCCAATGTATTGCAAGCCTATGGTTTTGATGAGGCGAAGTTTCGCGCTTTCTCGCAGTTTTACAACAATCTGATGCTCGATGAGAGCGGGCTGAGCAAGCTGGAGCGGGAAATGATTGCGGTGGTGGTCTCCTCGATCAATCGCTGCTTTTATTGCCTTGTGGCCCATGGACAGGCGGTGCGGCAATTGTCTGGGGATCCGGTGTTGGGAGAGCTGATGGTGATGAATTACCGTGCCGCAGACTTGTCCGAGCGTCATCGGCGGATGCTTGATTATGCCGCAAAGTTGACCGAGACGCCGGAAAAGGTGACCGGTGAGGATCGAGCCGAACTCACCGCAGCCGGTTTTTCAGATCGGGATATTTGGGACATTGCCAATGTCACCGGCTTCTTCAACATGTCGAACCGGGTGGCCATTGCCACTGACATGACACCCAACGATGGCTATCACGGTCAAAATCGCTGA
- a CDS encoding DNA translocase FtsK yields MKRTAKDGALRHALRRNTYAATGLLGLILLVAIAASLVTWHVGDPSLSNATEHSPRNVMGLGGAILSDLLVQAFGLATAFLLIPPTLWFVRLVRLKPMGLSRNKIMAWFGGLGLLSIAFSTIPAPSGWPLPLSLGGMIGDSFLTILSKINASLMQGPIAIVIGLVAALLGVTLLLNASSLSLKGLSFRRALRPVANAPDEADIYDEEEDDDWDEDDIDDTLPDDAPHAGDLDRTKATSAKRTSILSVPLGAIGHWYLSHKANRRRAKGTEQPHATQQPKSAKPSLFARLFGEEDDGLGDLANRLEPRLEASPAPAYQTGHPMQGPSSADMGYGGPADFAPQHAQGHPLQQEDDLPPWDEDEDVPAGAAQGAPQGIATPELERSQGQPTHRAATNEGVEAKPVATKGARGGKRMVKAAQGNLFTRRDDYQHPTLDFLAEPESLGPNAGLTADQLEHNARLLEGVLSDFGIRGEIIKVRPGPVVTLYELEPAPGIKSSRVIGLADDIARSMSAISARVAVIPGRNAIGIELPNARRETVYLREMLAAKDFERSKAKLPICLGKNIAGDPVVVDLARMPHVLVAGTTGSGKSVSINTTIMSLLFKHRPEECRLIMIDPKMLELSIYDGIPHLLTPVVTDPAKAVVALKWAVREMEQRYKNMSKMGVRNIDGFNKRVRDSLSKGQEVTRTIQTGFDPETGDPIYEQEALNLEPMPYIVIVVDEMADLMMVAGKDIEGAIQRLAQMARAAGIHLIMATQRPSVDVITGTIKANFPTRISFQVTSKIDSRTILGEMGAEQLLGMGDMLYMAGGGRIQRVHGPFVSDEEVEDIVRHLKMQGTPDYLEAVTEDTETDQSDSGGGRGGSDSGSDAETLYDKAVDIVIRDRKASTSYIQRRLSIGYNRAATLIEQMEQEGVISPANHAGKREVLVPEEGATM; encoded by the coding sequence ATGAAACGAACAGCAAAAGACGGAGCCCTGCGCCACGCCCTGCGCCGCAATACCTATGCGGCAACCGGGTTGCTTGGCCTCATTCTGCTTGTCGCCATCGCAGCCAGCCTCGTCACCTGGCATGTAGGCGACCCTTCGCTCTCCAACGCCACCGAGCATAGCCCACGCAATGTGATGGGTCTGGGCGGCGCGATCCTCTCGGACCTTCTCGTTCAGGCCTTCGGTCTGGCAACGGCCTTCCTTCTTATCCCGCCGACCCTGTGGTTTGTCCGTCTGGTTCGTCTGAAGCCGATGGGTCTGTCACGCAACAAGATCATGGCATGGTTTGGCGGGTTGGGCCTGTTGTCCATCGCCTTTTCCACTATCCCTGCCCCATCAGGCTGGCCCTTGCCCTTGAGCCTTGGTGGCATGATTGGCGACAGCTTCCTCACCATCCTGAGCAAGATCAATGCAAGCCTGATGCAGGGCCCGATCGCCATTGTCATCGGGTTGGTTGCCGCTCTTCTTGGTGTCACTTTGTTGCTCAACGCCTCCAGTCTTTCGCTCAAGGGGCTGTCCTTCCGGCGCGCCCTCCGTCCGGTCGCCAACGCACCGGACGAAGCGGACATCTATGACGAAGAAGAAGACGACGACTGGGACGAAGACGATATCGACGACACGCTCCCCGATGACGCGCCTCATGCGGGGGACCTTGACCGCACCAAGGCAACATCCGCCAAGCGGACATCCATTCTTTCCGTGCCGCTTGGGGCCATCGGCCACTGGTATCTGTCCCACAAGGCCAACCGACGCCGCGCCAAAGGCACCGAACAGCCCCATGCGACCCAGCAACCCAAAAGCGCCAAACCGTCTCTCTTTGCGCGCCTGTTTGGCGAGGAAGATGATGGCCTTGGTGATCTGGCCAACCGCCTTGAACCACGCCTTGAGGCAAGTCCGGCCCCAGCCTATCAGACCGGTCACCCGATGCAGGGTCCAAGCTCGGCAGATATGGGCTATGGCGGCCCAGCTGATTTCGCGCCACAGCATGCGCAGGGGCATCCCCTCCAGCAAGAGGATGACCTGCCCCCATGGGACGAAGACGAAGATGTCCCAGCAGGCGCTGCTCAAGGGGCTCCACAAGGCATTGCCACGCCCGAACTGGAACGCAGCCAAGGGCAACCCACCCATCGCGCTGCCACCAACGAAGGCGTCGAAGCCAAACCCGTTGCCACCAAAGGGGCAAGGGGCGGCAAGCGCATGGTCAAGGCAGCGCAAGGCAATCTTTTCACCCGCCGGGATGATTATCAGCATCCAACCCTTGATTTCCTTGCCGAACCGGAAAGCCTTGGTCCCAATGCCGGGCTGACTGCTGACCAGCTGGAGCATAATGCCCGCCTGCTCGAAGGCGTGCTGTCCGACTTCGGCATTCGCGGCGAAATCATCAAGGTCCGTCCCGGTCCGGTGGTTACCCTTTACGAGCTGGAACCAGCCCCGGGTATCAAATCCTCCCGCGTGATCGGCCTTGCCGACGACATTGCCCGCTCCATGAGTGCGATTTCCGCCCGTGTTGCCGTTATTCCGGGCCGCAACGCCATTGGTATTGAGCTGCCCAATGCGCGCCGCGAAACTGTTTATCTGCGCGAAATGCTAGCCGCCAAGGATTTTGAACGGTCCAAAGCCAAATTGCCGATCTGTCTGGGCAAGAATATTGCAGGCGACCCAGTGGTCGTCGATCTCGCCCGCATGCCCCACGTTCTGGTTGCCGGGACCACCGGGTCGGGTAAGTCGGTCTCCATCAACACCACGATCATGTCGCTGTTGTTCAAGCATCGGCCGGAAGAATGCCGCCTGATCATGATCGACCCGAAAATGCTCGAATTGTCGATTTATGATGGAATCCCGCACCTCTTGACCCCGGTCGTCACCGACCCGGCCAAGGCCGTTGTGGCGCTGAAATGGGCCGTCCGCGAGATGGAACAGCGCTACAAGAACATGTCCAAGATGGGCGTGCGCAACATTGACGGCTTCAACAAGCGTGTCCGCGATTCCCTCTCCAAGGGACAGGAAGTGACACGGACCATCCAGACCGGTTTCGACCCGGAAACCGGCGATCCGATCTATGAGCAGGAAGCGCTCAATCTCGAACCGATGCCTTATATCGTCATCGTCGTCGACGAGATGGCCGACCTGATGATGGTGGCAGGCAAGGATATCGAGGGCGCCATCCAGCGTCTGGCCCAGATGGCCCGTGCCGCCGGCATCCACCTGATCATGGCCACTCAGCGCCCCTCTGTTGACGTCATCACCGGCACCATCAAGGCCAACTTCCCGACCCGGATTTCATTCCAGGTCACCTCCAAGATCGACAGCCGCACGATCCTTGGCGAAATGGGAGCCGAACAGCTGCTCGGCATGGGCGACATGCTCTATATGGCCGGTGGCGGTCGCATCCAGCGTGTCCATGGCCCCTTTGTGTCTGACGAAGAGGTCGAGGATATCGTCCGGCATCTCAAAATGCAGGGGACACCGGATTATCTCGAAGCGGTCACCGAGGATACAGAAACAGACCAGTCAGATTCTGGCGGCGGCCGCGGCGGATCGGATAGCGGCAGCGATGCCGAAACCCTATATGATAAGGCCGTTGACATTGTCATTCGTGACCGCAAGGCATCGACCAGCTATATCCAGCGCCGCCTGTCCATTGGTTACAACCGAGCCGCCACCCTGATTGAGCAAATGGAACAGGAAGGGGTCATCAGCCCGGCCAACCATGCTGGCAAACGAGAGGTCTTGGTTCCGGAAGAAGGAGCCACTATGTAA